Proteins from a single region of Nocardioides anomalus:
- a CDS encoding LppX_LprAFG lipoprotein: MKRPARRLAAPLVLALALTVTACSGDDSGSGGSGGGDGGSQASPAEVLAAAKKNLDDTTGVAITLSTKNLPDGVTGISSAEGTGVHPSAFEGSFDLSVNGLPATADVIAVGGTTYAKNSLLLPDWTEIDPADYGAPDPAKLMDPDGGFSGLLAQATDAKAGDQVRGGSDNKEILTEYTGTVPSDAVAALIPDAAGDFDFTYTISNDDQLRQAVLTGAFYGEKAGEVTYTLTLDDYGTEKQITAP, encoded by the coding sequence GTGAAGCGACCTGCGCGCCGGCTGGCCGCCCCGCTCGTGCTCGCCCTCGCCCTCACGGTGACCGCGTGCAGCGGCGACGACTCCGGCAGCGGGGGCAGCGGGGGCGGTGACGGGGGCAGCCAGGCCAGTCCCGCCGAGGTCCTCGCCGCCGCGAAGAAGAACCTCGACGACACCACCGGCGTGGCCATCACGCTGTCGACGAAGAACCTGCCCGACGGCGTGACCGGCATCAGCTCGGCCGAGGGCACCGGCGTGCACCCCTCGGCGTTCGAGGGCAGCTTCGACCTCAGCGTCAACGGCCTGCCGGCCACCGCTGACGTCATCGCGGTGGGTGGCACGACCTACGCCAAGAACTCGCTGCTCCTCCCCGACTGGACCGAGATCGACCCGGCCGACTACGGCGCCCCCGACCCGGCGAAGCTCATGGACCCCGACGGCGGGTTCTCCGGGCTGCTGGCCCAGGCCACCGACGCCAAGGCCGGCGACCAGGTCCGCGGCGGGTCGGACAACAAGGAGATCCTCACCGAGTACACCGGCACCGTCCCCAGCGACGCCGTCGCCGCGCTCATCCCCGACGCCGCGGGCGACTTCGACTTCACCTACACGATCAGCAACGACGACCAGCTGCGCCAGGCGGTGCTGACCGGCGCGTTCTACGGCGAGAAGGCCGGCGAGGTCACCTACACGCTGACCCTCGACGACTACGGCACCGAGAAGCAGATCACC
- a CDS encoding DNA gyrase/topoisomerase IV subunit A, whose amino-acid sequence MPRRNTPQEVPDDFEEHILDTDIRQEMESSFLEYAYSVIYSRALPDARDGLKPVQRRILYTMNDMRLFPDRGHVKSARVVGEVMGRLHPHGDGAIYDALVRMAQPWAMRVPMVDGHGNFGSPDDSPAAMRYTECRMAPPAVAMTASIDEDTVDWKPNYDSREREPVVLPAALPNLVVNGTTGIAVGMATNMAPHNLVEVVQALRHLIVHPGTDVDGLMRFIPGPDLPTGGKIIGLDGIRDAYVSGRGSFRMRATARVEAVGRRKGIVVTELPYAVGLEKIVERIKVLVQGKKLQGIADVKDLTDMTHGTRLVIEVKNGFVPEAILEQLYKLTPMEESFGINNVCLVDGQPRTLGLKELLEVFLGHRYDVVRRRTQYRRDKKAERLHLVDGLLIALVDIDEVIQVIRTSDDAATARERLMSVFDLSEAQTNYILEMQLRRLTRFSRIELEKEQETLRREIEELEAILADEALLKKVVSDELAEVAKTYGTPRRTVLLESAGTTVTAAAAPLEVADDPCFAFLSSSGLLARTSSSEPVGEGGGRANHDVVVSAVPTTARGEVGLLTSRGRLVKVSVLDLPALPASANDPNLQGGFPLSELVSLEPGERALALSRLASDGPGLALGTRSGVVKRVNPEVLGKDEWEVIRLDDGDEVVGAAELATGTETLCFITSDAQLLHFGADAVRPQGRSGGGIAGVRVTGGERVVWFGVLEAGAENVVVTASGSSTALPGTEAGAVKVTPFAEYPGKGRATGGVRSHRFLKGEDTLVTAWAGDAPARAAAASGAPVELPEATGKRDGSGLPGSQAIAAVAGPVGARLARFGADEGVQG is encoded by the coding sequence ATGCCCCGCCGCAACACCCCCCAGGAGGTCCCCGACGACTTCGAGGAGCACATCCTCGACACCGACATCCGCCAGGAGATGGAGTCGTCGTTCCTGGAGTACGCCTACTCGGTCATCTACTCCCGTGCCCTGCCGGACGCACGCGACGGCCTCAAGCCGGTGCAGCGGCGGATCCTCTACACGATGAACGACATGCGGCTCTTCCCGGACCGCGGCCACGTCAAGTCGGCCCGCGTCGTCGGCGAGGTCATGGGCCGGCTGCACCCGCACGGCGACGGGGCGATCTACGACGCGCTGGTCCGGATGGCCCAACCGTGGGCGATGCGGGTGCCGATGGTGGACGGGCACGGCAACTTCGGGTCGCCGGACGACTCGCCGGCGGCGATGCGCTACACCGAGTGCCGGATGGCGCCGCCGGCGGTGGCGATGACGGCGTCGATCGACGAGGACACGGTCGACTGGAAGCCCAACTACGACTCGCGCGAGCGGGAGCCGGTGGTCCTGCCCGCCGCGCTGCCCAACCTGGTGGTCAACGGCACGACCGGCATCGCGGTGGGCATGGCCACCAACATGGCGCCGCACAACCTGGTCGAGGTGGTCCAGGCGCTGCGGCACCTGATCGTGCACCCGGGCACCGACGTGGACGGGCTGATGCGGTTCATCCCGGGCCCGGACCTGCCGACGGGCGGCAAGATCATCGGCCTGGACGGCATCCGCGACGCCTACGTGTCGGGGCGGGGCTCGTTCCGGATGCGGGCGACCGCGCGCGTGGAGGCCGTGGGCCGGCGCAAGGGCATCGTGGTGACCGAGCTGCCGTACGCCGTGGGCCTGGAGAAGATCGTCGAGCGGATCAAGGTCCTGGTCCAGGGCAAGAAGCTCCAGGGCATCGCCGACGTCAAGGACCTCACCGACATGACCCACGGCACCCGCCTGGTCATCGAGGTCAAGAACGGCTTCGTGCCCGAGGCGATCCTGGAGCAGCTCTACAAGCTGACCCCGATGGAGGAGTCCTTCGGCATCAACAACGTGTGCCTGGTCGACGGGCAGCCACGGACGCTGGGGCTCAAGGAGCTGCTCGAGGTCTTCCTCGGCCACCGCTACGACGTGGTGCGCCGCCGGACGCAGTACCGCCGCGACAAGAAGGCCGAGCGACTGCACCTGGTCGACGGCCTGCTGATCGCGCTGGTCGACATCGACGAGGTCATCCAGGTCATCCGGACCAGCGACGACGCGGCCACGGCGCGCGAGCGGCTGATGAGCGTCTTCGACCTGAGCGAGGCGCAGACCAACTACATCCTCGAGATGCAGCTGCGGCGCCTGACGCGCTTCAGCCGGATCGAGCTGGAGAAGGAGCAGGAGACCCTGCGCCGCGAGATCGAGGAGCTCGAGGCGATCCTCGCGGACGAGGCGCTGCTCAAGAAGGTGGTCTCCGACGAGCTGGCCGAGGTGGCCAAGACCTACGGCACCCCGCGCCGCACGGTCCTGCTCGAGTCCGCCGGGACCACCGTCACCGCGGCCGCCGCGCCGCTGGAGGTGGCCGACGACCCGTGCTTCGCCTTCCTGTCCTCCTCCGGTCTGCTCGCGCGCACGTCGAGCAGCGAGCCGGTCGGCGAGGGCGGCGGCCGGGCCAACCACGACGTGGTGGTCAGTGCGGTGCCGACCACGGCGCGCGGCGAGGTCGGGCTGCTGACCAGCCGGGGCCGGCTGGTGAAGGTGAGCGTGCTGGACCTGCCGGCGCTGCCGGCGAGCGCCAACGACCCCAACCTCCAGGGCGGCTTCCCGCTGAGCGAGCTGGTCTCCCTCGAGCCGGGCGAGCGGGCGCTGGCCCTGAGTCGGCTGGCCTCCGACGGGCCGGGCCTGGCCCTGGGGACCCGGTCGGGCGTGGTCAAGCGGGTCAACCCCGAGGTGCTGGGCAAGGACGAGTGGGAGGTCATCCGGCTCGACGACGGCGACGAGGTCGTCGGCGCGGCCGAGCTGGCCACCGGGACCGAGACGCTGTGCTTCATCACCAGCGACGCCCAGCTGCTGCACTTCGGCGCCGACGCGGTCCGGCCGCAGGGCCGCTCGGGCGGCGGCATCGCCGGCGTCCGGGTGACCGGCGGCGAGCGCGTGGTGTGGTTCGGCGTGCTGGAGGCCGGCGCGGAGAACGTCGTGGTCACCGCAAGCGGCTCGTCCACCGCCCTCCCTGGCACCGAGGCCGGCGCGGTCAAGGTGACGCCGTTCGCCGAGTACCCCGGCAAGGGCCGCGCGACCGGCGGCGTGCGCTCCCACCGCTTCCTCAAGGGCGAGGACACCCTGGTGACGGCCTGGGCCGGCGACGCGCCGGCCCGCGCGGCGGCCGCGAGCGGGGCGCCCGTCGAGCTGCCCGAGGCCACCGGCAAGCGGGACGGCTCGGGCCTGCCCGGCAGCCAGGCGATCGCCGCCGTGGCGGGTCCGGTCGGCGCGCGACTGGCGCGCTTCGGCGCGGACGAGGGTGTGCAAGGCTGA
- a CDS encoding SDR family NAD(P)-dependent oxidoreductase yields the protein MPSTPVLDRFRLDGKVAVVTGASSGLGVAFAQALAEAGADVALGARRVDRLESTAELVTAAGRRALTHGTDVSDPQSCTDLVALAVEEFGHVDVLVNNAGIGTAVPATRETPEQFRQVIDVNLNGCYWMAQACGRVMPPGSSIINISSVLGLTTGGLPQAAYSASKAALIGLTRDLAQQWTGRKGIRVNALAPGFFESEMTDAYPEGYLDAQLHRIPAGRKGDPAELAATVVFLASDAAAYITGQTLAVDGGMTIA from the coding sequence ATGCCCTCCACCCCCGTCCTCGACCGGTTCCGGCTCGACGGCAAGGTCGCGGTCGTGACCGGCGCCTCGAGCGGTCTCGGCGTCGCCTTCGCCCAGGCCCTCGCCGAAGCCGGCGCCGACGTCGCCCTCGGCGCCCGCCGCGTGGACCGCCTCGAGTCGACCGCCGAGCTCGTCACCGCCGCCGGCCGCCGCGCCCTCACCCACGGCACCGACGTGTCCGACCCGCAGTCCTGCACCGACCTGGTCGCCCTGGCCGTCGAGGAGTTCGGCCACGTCGACGTGCTGGTCAACAACGCCGGCATCGGCACCGCCGTCCCCGCCACCCGCGAGACCCCCGAGCAGTTCCGCCAGGTCATCGACGTCAACCTCAACGGCTGCTACTGGATGGCCCAGGCCTGCGGCCGCGTCATGCCGCCGGGCTCGAGCATCATCAACATCAGCTCGGTCCTCGGCCTCACCACCGGCGGCCTCCCCCAGGCGGCGTACAGCGCCTCCAAGGCCGCCCTGATCGGCCTCACCCGCGACCTGGCCCAGCAGTGGACCGGCCGCAAGGGCATCCGCGTCAACGCGCTGGCGCCGGGCTTCTTCGAGTCCGAGATGACCGACGCCTACCCCGAGGGCTACCTCGACGCCCAGCTCCACCGCATCCCCGCCGGCCGCAAGGGCGACCCGGCGGAGCTCGCGGCGACGGTGGTCTTCCTGGCCTCCGACGCCGCGGCGTACATCACGGGCCAGACGCTGGCGGTCGACGGGGGCATGACGATCGCTTAG
- a CDS encoding antibiotic biosynthesis monooxygenase family protein, which produces MQPQRGQVVTVFRSRLRRDERALAAYADHAARMSELARAVPGYVEHKVFTAEDGERVTLVTFADREGHETWARDPEHREAQRAGVREYYEEYSISVGAVERASSWARDGRAEATGG; this is translated from the coding sequence ATGCAGCCCCAGCGCGGCCAGGTCGTCACCGTCTTCCGGAGCCGGCTGCGTCGAGACGAGCGGGCGCTCGCGGCGTACGCCGACCACGCGGCGCGGATGAGCGAGCTGGCGCGGGCGGTGCCCGGGTACGTCGAGCACAAGGTGTTCACCGCCGAGGACGGCGAGCGGGTCACGCTGGTGACCTTCGCGGACCGCGAGGGCCACGAGACCTGGGCGCGGGACCCGGAGCACCGGGAGGCGCAGCGGGCGGGGGTCCGGGAGTACTACGAGGAGTACTCCATCAGCGTCGGCGCGGTCGAGCGGGCCAGCTCATGGGCCCGGGACGGGCGGGCGGAGGCCACCGGGGGGTAG
- a CDS encoding TetR/AcrR family transcriptional regulator — protein MIPSTGSRRTPADRHDDRRQELAESALLTLGELGYARTSLRDIAGNSPFSHGVLHYYFADKLELVLYSITHYKKVCARRYDGVVASATTEAELLDGFAEKLVETISTEAPMHRLWYDLRVQSMFDARLRETVLVIDGWLRDMCWRVVTRYSELADREVALDPDSTYAVLDGVFQAALLGHVTGDEQALPRLVGQVHGLLPMTLSPLPRTV, from the coding sequence GTGATCCCGTCCACTGGTTCTCGGCGCACGCCTGCGGACCGTCACGACGACCGCCGCCAGGAGCTGGCCGAGTCCGCCCTGCTCACCCTGGGGGAGCTGGGCTACGCCCGGACCAGCCTGCGCGACATCGCCGGCAACTCGCCGTTCAGCCACGGGGTCCTGCACTACTACTTCGCCGACAAGCTCGAGCTGGTGCTCTACAGCATCACGCACTACAAGAAGGTGTGCGCGCGTCGCTATGACGGCGTGGTGGCGTCGGCGACGACCGAGGCCGAGCTGCTCGACGGGTTCGCCGAGAAGCTGGTCGAGACGATCAGCACCGAGGCCCCGATGCACCGCCTCTGGTACGACCTGCGCGTGCAGAGCATGTTCGACGCCCGCCTGCGCGAGACCGTGCTGGTCATCGACGGCTGGCTGCGCGACATGTGCTGGCGCGTCGTGACCCGCTACTCCGAGCTGGCCGACCGCGAGGTCGCGCTCGACCCCGACTCGACGTACGCCGTGCTGGACGGGGTCTTCCAGGCCGCGCTGCTCGGCCACGTGACCGGCGACGAGCAGGCCCTGCCCCGCCTCGTGGGCCAGGTGCACGGTCTGCTCCCGATGACCCTCAGCCCGCTGCCCCGCACGGTCTGA
- the leuS gene encoding leucine--tRNA ligase encodes MTTNEQEQTTGTAYDVHAVQQKWRQVWDGLDAFRAGSGPEGAEKRYALTMFPYPSGDLHMGHAEVMALHDVIARYWWQKGHDVLNPMGWDSFGLPAENAAIRNDEHPATYTYANIDTQYESFRNYAISFDWSRRFNTSDPEYYTWTQWLFLKFRERGLAYRKNSPVNWCPHDQTVLANEQVVDGHCERCGTEVTKRELTQWYFKITDYAQRLLDDMAPLEGTWPERVLTAQKNWIGRSEGAHVTFAVEGHDPITVFTTRPDTLYGATFMVVAADAALAQSLVTDEQRPALEAYLEQVRRSSDIERMATDRPKTGVFLGVHATNPVSGEQVPVWAADYVLADYGTGAIMAVPAHDQRDLDFARAFDLPVRTVVDTGEEDPETTYVATTGDGTYVNSGPLDGLSDKAAGIRAITEQLEADGVGSGTVNFRLRDWLLSRQRYWGCPIPIIHCEKDGEVAVPYDQLPVVLPDLRGADLKPKGVSPLAAAEDWVNVECPTCGGPAKRDSDTMDTFVDSSWYFLRYCSPHFTDGPFDEAAVREWMPADIYVGGVEHAVLHLLYARFFTKVLHDMGMIDFVEPFAAQMNQGQVINQGKKMSKSLGNGVNLGEQLDAYGVDAVRLTLVFAGPPEDDIDWADMSPGGSLRFLQRAWRLSGDVASAPGTPVEDGDPALRRVTAKTVHEADELLAGLRFNVMVARVMELVNATRKAIDSGCGPADPAVREAVEAVAVLLSLVAPYTAEEMWSRLGHEPTVARAGWPHVDPALLVESSVVAVVQVQGKVKARLDVAPDISAADLEALALADPAVVRAVEGREVRRVIVREPALVNVVV; translated from the coding sequence ATGACGACCAACGAGCAGGAGCAGACGACCGGGACGGCGTACGACGTCCACGCGGTCCAGCAGAAGTGGCGCCAGGTGTGGGACGGCCTGGACGCCTTCCGCGCCGGCAGCGGACCCGAGGGCGCGGAGAAGCGCTACGCGCTGACGATGTTCCCCTACCCGAGCGGCGACCTGCACATGGGCCACGCCGAGGTGATGGCGCTGCACGACGTGATCGCGCGCTACTGGTGGCAGAAGGGCCACGACGTCCTGAACCCCATGGGCTGGGACTCCTTCGGCCTGCCCGCGGAGAACGCCGCGATCCGCAACGACGAGCACCCGGCGACCTACACCTACGCCAACATCGACACCCAGTACGAGTCGTTCCGCAACTACGCCATCAGCTTCGACTGGTCGCGCCGGTTCAACACCAGCGACCCGGAGTACTACACCTGGACGCAGTGGCTGTTCCTGAAGTTCCGTGAGCGCGGGCTGGCCTACCGCAAGAACAGCCCGGTCAACTGGTGCCCGCACGACCAGACCGTGCTGGCCAACGAGCAGGTCGTCGACGGCCACTGCGAGCGCTGCGGCACCGAGGTGACCAAGCGCGAGCTGACCCAGTGGTACTTCAAGATCACCGACTACGCCCAGCGGCTGCTGGACGACATGGCGCCCCTGGAGGGCACCTGGCCCGAGCGCGTGCTGACCGCGCAGAAGAACTGGATCGGCCGCTCCGAGGGCGCGCACGTGACCTTCGCGGTCGAGGGCCACGACCCCATCACCGTGTTCACGACGCGGCCGGACACGCTGTACGGCGCGACGTTCATGGTCGTCGCGGCCGACGCGGCGCTGGCCCAGAGCCTGGTCACCGACGAGCAGCGCCCGGCCCTGGAGGCGTACCTGGAGCAGGTCCGCCGGTCCTCCGACATCGAGCGGATGGCCACGGACCGGCCCAAGACCGGTGTCTTCCTGGGCGTGCACGCGACCAACCCGGTCAGCGGCGAGCAGGTCCCGGTGTGGGCGGCCGACTACGTGCTGGCCGACTACGGCACCGGCGCGATCATGGCGGTGCCCGCGCACGACCAGCGCGACCTGGACTTCGCCCGGGCCTTCGACCTGCCCGTGCGCACGGTGGTGGACACGGGCGAGGAGGACCCCGAGACGACGTACGTCGCGACGACCGGCGACGGCACCTACGTCAACTCCGGACCGCTGGACGGGCTGAGCGACAAGGCCGCCGGCATCCGCGCCATCACCGAGCAGCTGGAGGCCGACGGCGTCGGCAGCGGCACCGTGAACTTCCGGCTGCGCGACTGGCTGCTGAGCCGTCAGCGCTACTGGGGCTGCCCGATCCCGATCATCCACTGCGAGAAGGACGGCGAGGTCGCCGTCCCCTACGACCAGCTGCCCGTCGTCCTGCCCGACCTGCGCGGCGCCGACCTGAAGCCCAAGGGCGTCTCGCCGCTGGCCGCGGCCGAGGACTGGGTGAACGTCGAGTGCCCGACCTGCGGCGGCCCGGCCAAGCGCGACAGCGACACGATGGACACCTTCGTGGACTCCTCGTGGTACTTCCTGCGCTACTGCTCGCCGCACTTCACCGACGGCCCGTTCGACGAGGCCGCGGTGCGCGAGTGGATGCCGGCCGACATCTACGTCGGCGGCGTGGAGCACGCCGTGCTGCACCTGCTGTACGCGCGGTTCTTCACCAAGGTCCTGCACGACATGGGGATGATCGACTTCGTCGAGCCCTTCGCGGCCCAGATGAACCAGGGCCAGGTCATCAACCAGGGCAAGAAGATGTCGAAGTCGCTGGGCAACGGCGTCAACCTGGGTGAGCAGCTGGACGCCTACGGCGTCGACGCGGTCCGGCTGACCCTGGTCTTCGCCGGTCCGCCCGAGGACGACATCGACTGGGCCGACATGTCGCCCGGCGGTTCGCTGCGCTTCCTGCAGCGCGCGTGGCGGCTGAGCGGCGACGTCGCCTCGGCGCCGGGCACCCCGGTCGAGGACGGCGACCCGGCCCTGCGCCGGGTCACCGCGAAGACCGTGCACGAGGCCGACGAGCTGCTGGCCGGGCTGCGCTTCAACGTCATGGTCGCGCGGGTGATGGAGCTGGTGAACGCCACCCGCAAGGCCATCGACTCGGGCTGCGGCCCGGCCGACCCCGCGGTGCGGGAGGCCGTCGAGGCCGTCGCCGTGCTGCTGTCGCTGGTCGCGCCGTACACCGCCGAGGAGATGTGGTCGCGCCTGGGCCACGAGCCGACCGTCGCGCGCGCCGGCTGGCCGCACGTCGACCCGGCGCTGCTGGTCGAGTCCTCGGTCGTCGCGGTGGTGCAGGTCCAGGGCAAGGTCAAGGCCCGCCTGGACGTCGCGCCCGACATCTCCGCCGCCGACCTGGAGGCGCTGGCCCTGGCCGACCCCGCCGTGGTCCGCGCGG